A genomic segment from Streptomyces sp. TLI_235 encodes:
- a CDS encoding uronate dehydrogenase: MHRTILLTGAAGGVGTMLRDLLPPHGHRIRPADLAPIPDAPDALTFDLRDADAVREAVRGVDAVVHLGGISLEDTFAHILGANIEGTYHLYEAVRLEGVKRVVFASSNHAVGFTPLLGLGPGGKGLIGTDIPPRPDTYYGLSKVFGEGLAQLYADKYGIDTVSIRIGSCFPKPRSTRMLATWLSPGDCARLVHAALTAPVEGHVVVNGISANTRAWWDLAPARALGYEPQDDAEVYAAEVIAEHGELPPDGVDARLLGGGFTMIEPPR; this comes from the coding sequence ATGCACCGGACCATCCTGCTCACCGGCGCGGCCGGCGGCGTCGGCACCATGCTGCGCGACCTGCTGCCGCCGCACGGCCACCGCATCCGCCCCGCCGACCTGGCCCCGATCCCCGACGCCCCGGACGCCCTCACCTTCGACCTGCGGGACGCCGACGCCGTCCGGGAGGCCGTCCGCGGTGTGGACGCCGTCGTCCACCTCGGCGGCATCTCGCTGGAGGACACCTTCGCCCACATCCTCGGCGCCAACATCGAGGGCACCTACCACCTCTACGAGGCCGTGCGGCTGGAGGGGGTGAAGCGGGTGGTCTTCGCCAGCTCCAACCACGCCGTCGGCTTCACCCCGCTGCTCGGCCTCGGCCCCGGCGGCAAGGGCCTGATCGGCACCGACATACCGCCCCGGCCCGACACCTACTACGGCCTGTCCAAGGTGTTCGGCGAGGGCCTCGCGCAGCTCTACGCCGACAAGTACGGCATCGACACCGTCTCGATCCGGATCGGCTCCTGCTTTCCGAAGCCGCGCTCCACCCGGATGCTCGCCACCTGGCTCAGCCCCGGCGACTGCGCCCGGCTGGTGCACGCCGCGCTCACCGCCCCGGTCGAGGGGCACGTGGTGGTCAACGGCATCAGTGCCAACACCCGCGCCTGGTGGGACTTGGCGCCGGCCCGCGCGCTCGGCTACGAGCCACAGGACGACGCCGAGGTGTACGCCGCCGAGGTGATCGCCGAGCACGGTGAACTGCCGCCGGACGGCGTGGACGCCCGGCTGCTCGGCGGCGGATTCACCATGATCGAGCCGCCGCGCTGA
- a CDS encoding 1-deoxy-D-xylulose-5-phosphate synthase, with protein sequence MSLLSTIKGPADLRRLPAGDLPLLADEIRDFLIDAVTRTGGHLGPNLGVVELTIAVHRVFDSPRDRILWDTGHQAYVHKLLTGRQDFTRLRARGGLSGYPSRAESEHDLIENSHASAALGYADGIAKANQLLGRTDRHTVAVVGDGALTGGMAWEALNNIAEADDRPLVIVVNDNERSYARTIGGLAHHLATLRTTRGYERFLAWGKEALQRTPVVGPPIFGALHGAKKGFKDAFAPQGMFEDLGLKYVGPIDGHDIAAVEQALRRAKRFGGPVIVHCITQKGRGYRPAEQDEADRFHAVGAMDPYTCLPVSPSLGTSWTSVFGAEMVELGKDRPDVVAITAAMLQPVGLADFAAAHPDRTFDVGIAEQHAVASAAGLATGGLHPVVAVYATFLNRAFDQVLMDVALHRLGVTFVLDRAGVTGNDGASHNGMWDMSILQVVPGLRLAAPRDAEQLRTQLREAVEVSDAPTVLRFPKGDLGPGVPALRRVGGVDVLAATGPAPEILLVAVGATAPACVDAAALLLAEGFTATVVDPRWVKPVDPAVVDLAAAHRLVVTVEDNGRTGGVGAAIAQAMRDAGVDTPLRDLGIPQEFLAHAGRGEILEEIGLTGTGVAAQTAAHAKQLLPIRGANQHHAG encoded by the coding sequence ATGTCACTCCTGTCCACCATCAAGGGGCCCGCCGACCTGAGACGCCTGCCCGCCGGCGACCTCCCCCTGCTCGCCGACGAGATCCGCGACTTCCTGATCGACGCCGTCACCCGCACCGGAGGCCATCTCGGACCCAACCTCGGCGTGGTCGAACTGACCATCGCCGTCCACCGCGTCTTCGACTCACCGCGCGACCGCATCCTCTGGGACACCGGCCACCAGGCCTACGTCCACAAGCTCCTCACCGGCCGCCAGGACTTCACCCGGCTGCGCGCCCGCGGCGGCCTCTCCGGCTACCCCTCGCGCGCCGAGTCCGAACACGACCTCATCGAGAACTCCCACGCCTCCGCCGCCCTCGGCTACGCCGACGGCATCGCCAAGGCCAACCAACTGCTCGGCCGCACCGACCGGCACACCGTCGCCGTCGTCGGCGACGGCGCCCTCACCGGCGGCATGGCCTGGGAGGCACTCAACAACATCGCCGAGGCCGACGACCGCCCGCTCGTCATCGTCGTCAACGACAACGAGCGCTCCTACGCCCGCACCATCGGCGGCCTCGCCCACCACCTCGCCACCCTGCGAACCACCCGCGGCTACGAGCGCTTCCTCGCCTGGGGCAAGGAGGCCCTGCAGCGCACCCCCGTCGTCGGCCCGCCCATCTTCGGCGCCCTGCACGGCGCCAAGAAGGGTTTCAAGGACGCCTTCGCCCCGCAGGGCATGTTCGAGGACCTCGGCCTCAAGTACGTCGGCCCGATCGACGGCCACGACATCGCCGCCGTCGAACAGGCGCTGCGCCGCGCCAAGCGCTTCGGCGGCCCGGTCATCGTCCACTGCATCACCCAGAAGGGCCGCGGCTACCGCCCCGCAGAACAGGACGAGGCCGACCGCTTCCACGCCGTCGGCGCCATGGACCCGTACACCTGCCTGCCCGTCTCGCCCTCCCTCGGCACCTCCTGGACCTCCGTCTTCGGCGCCGAGATGGTCGAACTCGGCAAGGACCGGCCGGACGTCGTCGCCATCACCGCCGCCATGCTCCAGCCCGTCGGCCTCGCCGACTTCGCGGCCGCCCACCCGGACCGCACCTTCGACGTCGGGATCGCCGAACAGCACGCCGTCGCGAGCGCCGCCGGGCTCGCCACCGGCGGACTGCACCCCGTCGTCGCCGTCTACGCCACCTTCCTCAACCGGGCGTTCGACCAGGTGCTCATGGACGTCGCCCTGCACAGGCTGGGCGTCACCTTCGTCCTCGACCGGGCCGGTGTCACCGGCAACGACGGCGCCTCGCACAACGGCATGTGGGACATGTCGATCCTCCAGGTCGTCCCGGGCCTGCGGCTCGCCGCCCCGCGCGACGCCGAGCAACTGCGCACCCAGCTCCGCGAGGCCGTCGAGGTCTCCGACGCGCCGACCGTGCTGCGCTTCCCGAAGGGCGACCTCGGCCCCGGCGTGCCCGCGCTGCGCCGCGTCGGCGGGGTCGACGTGCTGGCCGCCACCGGCCCCGCCCCCGAGATCCTGCTGGTCGCCGTCGGCGCCACGGCGCCCGCCTGCGTGGACGCCGCCGCCCTGCTGCTCGCCGAGGGCTTCACCGCCACCGTCGTCGACCCGCGCTGGGTGAAGCCCGTCGACCCCGCCGTGGTGGACCTCGCGGCAGCCCACCGGCTCGTCGTCACCGTCGAGGACAACGGCCGCACAGGCGGCGTCGGCGCCGCGATCGCCCAGGCCATGCGCGACGCCGGCGTCGACACGCCGCTGCGCGACCTCGGCATCCCGCAGGAGTTCCTGGCGCACGCCGGCCGCGGTGAGATCCTCGAGGAGATCGGACTCACCGGCACCGGCGTCGCCGCCCAGACCGCCGCCCACGCCAAGCAGCTGCTACCGATCCGAGGAGCGAACCAGCACCATGCCGGCTGA
- a CDS encoding 3-oxoacyl-[acyl-carrier protein] reductase produces the protein MTEQSPATRVAVVTGAARGIGAATALRLAADGYAVAVVDLEESAGKQTVDAIVAAGGRALAVGADVSNAEQVQAAVDRIAAELGAPVVLVNNAGVLRDNLLFKMSESDWDTVMNVHLKGAFLMTRAVQKHMVDAGFGRIVNLSSSSAQGNRGQANYSSAKAGLQGFTKTLAIELGKFGITANAVAPGFIATDMTAATAARVGMEFEAFKQAAATQIPVNRVGTPEDIAHTISFLASEGAGFVSGQVVYVAGGPLD, from the coding sequence ATGACCGAGCAGTCCCCCGCCACCCGGGTCGCCGTCGTCACCGGTGCGGCCCGCGGCATCGGTGCCGCCACCGCCCTGCGTCTGGCCGCCGACGGCTACGCCGTCGCCGTGGTCGACCTGGAGGAGTCCGCCGGCAAGCAGACCGTGGACGCCATCGTGGCCGCGGGCGGCCGTGCGCTCGCCGTCGGCGCCGACGTCTCGAACGCCGAGCAGGTCCAGGCGGCCGTCGACCGGATCGCCGCCGAACTCGGTGCCCCGGTGGTGCTGGTGAACAACGCCGGTGTGCTCCGCGACAACCTGCTCTTCAAGATGTCGGAGTCCGACTGGGACACCGTCATGAACGTGCACCTCAAGGGCGCCTTCCTGATGACCCGTGCGGTGCAGAAGCACATGGTGGACGCGGGCTTCGGACGGATCGTCAACCTCTCCTCCTCCTCGGCGCAGGGCAACCGGGGCCAGGCCAACTACTCGTCCGCCAAGGCGGGTCTGCAGGGCTTCACCAAGACCCTCGCGATCGAGCTCGGCAAGTTCGGCATCACCGCCAACGCGGTCGCCCCCGGCTTCATCGCCACCGACATGACCGCCGCCACCGCCGCCCGGGTGGGCATGGAGTTCGAGGCGTTCAAGCAGGCCGCCGCGACCCAGATCCCGGTGAACCGGGTCGGCACCCCCGAGGACATCGCCCACACCATCTCCTTCCTCGCGAGCGAGGGCGCCGGCTTCGTCTCCGGCCAGGTCGTCTACGTGGCCGGCGGCCCGCTCGACTGA
- a CDS encoding squalene-hopene/tetraprenyl-beta-curcumene cyclase yields the protein MTATAGGRLDPEYDSEPVAVGDRPPAPDGLVPPPEEARTAEGRAPVGRSDDVPVEAALARATAHLLSLQNPDGWWKGDLETNVTMDAEDLLLREFLGVRTTEQTRATAAWIRSQQRADGTWATFHGGPPELSTTVEAYVALRLAGDDPGAAHMQDAARYVRESGGIAATRVFTRIWLALFGWWPWQRLPELPPEILFLPTWAPLNIYAFGQWARQTIVPLTVVSAHRPVHPAPFALTELHTDPADPYPERPLAPAASWDGLFQRLDRLMHHYHRYAVRPLRRIALARAGRWIVDRQEADGCWGGIQPPAVYSLIALHLLGYRLDHPVMKAGLAAFDGFTVHTEDGRRWMEACQSPVWDTCLATIALRDAGLPADDPAVVRAADWMLGEEITTRGDWAVKRPRLAPGGWAFEFHNDTYPDIDDTAEVVLALRRVAHPEPPRLNGAVERAVRWCLGMQSKDGAWGAFDVDNTSLLPNRLPFCDFGEVIDPPSADVTAHVVEMLAEVGGAADPRALRGIAWLLDHQEEDGSWFGRWGTNYIYGTGSVLPALVAAGIRPDHPAVRRAVHWLESRQNPDGGWGEDMRSYDDPATWAGRGDSTASQTAWALMALLAAGEAPNGPGSGSEAVERGVAWLTRSQRADGTWDEPQFTGTGFPWDFSINYHLYRLVFPVTALGRYVTGRPLGAGGGDR from the coding sequence TTGACAGCAACCGCGGGCGGCCGGCTCGACCCCGAGTACGATTCCGAGCCGGTCGCGGTGGGCGACCGCCCACCGGCCCCCGACGGTCTCGTTCCGCCTCCCGAGGAGGCGCGGACGGCCGAGGGCCGGGCTCCGGTAGGACGATCTGACGATGTACCTGTCGAGGCGGCGCTGGCCCGGGCCACCGCCCACCTGCTGTCACTACAGAACCCGGACGGCTGGTGGAAGGGCGACCTGGAGACCAACGTCACCATGGACGCCGAGGACCTTTTACTGCGCGAGTTCCTGGGCGTCCGCACCACGGAACAGACCCGGGCCACGGCAGCCTGGATCCGCTCGCAGCAGCGCGCGGACGGCACCTGGGCGACCTTCCACGGCGGGCCGCCGGAACTGTCCACCACCGTCGAGGCGTACGTCGCCCTGAGACTCGCCGGGGACGACCCGGGCGCCGCACACATGCAGGACGCCGCCCGGTACGTCCGGGAGTCCGGCGGCATCGCGGCCACCCGGGTCTTCACCCGGATCTGGCTCGCCCTGTTCGGCTGGTGGCCGTGGCAGCGCCTCCCCGAACTGCCCCCCGAGATCCTCTTCCTGCCCACCTGGGCCCCGCTCAACATCTACGCCTTCGGCCAGTGGGCCCGGCAGACCATCGTCCCGCTCACCGTGGTCTCGGCCCACCGCCCGGTACACCCGGCCCCGTTCGCCCTCACCGAGTTGCACACCGACCCGGCCGACCCGTACCCCGAGCGGCCGCTGGCCCCCGCCGCCAGCTGGGACGGCCTCTTCCAACGGCTCGACCGGCTGATGCACCACTACCACCGGTACGCGGTGCGCCCGCTGCGCCGGATCGCGCTCGCCCGGGCCGGCCGCTGGATCGTCGACCGGCAGGAGGCGGACGGCTGCTGGGGCGGCATCCAACCGCCCGCCGTCTACTCGCTGATCGCCCTGCACCTGCTCGGCTACCGGCTCGACCACCCGGTGATGAAGGCCGGCCTGGCCGCCTTCGACGGCTTCACCGTGCACACCGAGGACGGCAGACGCTGGATGGAGGCGTGCCAGTCCCCGGTCTGGGACACCTGCCTCGCCACCATCGCGCTGCGCGACGCCGGGCTGCCCGCCGACGACCCGGCGGTCGTCCGGGCCGCCGACTGGATGCTCGGCGAGGAGATCACCACCCGCGGCGACTGGGCGGTCAAGCGTCCCCGGCTCGCCCCCGGCGGCTGGGCCTTCGAGTTCCACAACGACACCTACCCCGACATCGACGACACCGCCGAGGTCGTCCTGGCACTGCGCCGGGTCGCCCACCCGGAGCCGCCGCGGCTGAACGGCGCCGTCGAGCGCGCCGTCCGCTGGTGCCTCGGCATGCAGTCCAAGGACGGCGCCTGGGGCGCCTTCGACGTCGACAACACCAGCCTGCTGCCGAACCGGCTGCCGTTCTGCGACTTCGGCGAGGTCATCGACCCGCCGTCGGCCGACGTCACCGCCCATGTGGTGGAGATGCTCGCCGAGGTGGGCGGCGCCGCCGACCCGCGCGCCCTGCGCGGCATCGCCTGGCTGCTCGACCACCAGGAGGAGGACGGCTCCTGGTTCGGCCGCTGGGGCACCAACTACATCTACGGCACCGGCTCGGTGCTGCCCGCCCTGGTCGCCGCCGGCATCCGGCCCGACCACCCGGCCGTCCGCCGGGCCGTCCACTGGTTGGAGAGCCGGCAGAACCCGGACGGCGGCTGGGGCGAGGACATGCGCTCCTACGACGACCCGGCCACCTGGGCCGGGCGCGGCGACTCCACCGCCTCGCAGACCGCGTGGGCACTCATGGCGCTGCTCGCCGCCGGCGAGGCGCCGAACGGCCCGGGCAGCGGCAGCGAGGCCGTGGAACGCGGCGTCGCCTGGCTGACCCGCAGCCAGCGCGCCGACGGCACCTGGGACGAGCCGCAGTTCACCGGGACGGGATTCCCGTGGGACTTCTCGATCAACTACCACCTGTACCGCCTGGTGTTCCCGGTGACGGCGCTCGGCCGGTACGTGACCGGGCGACCGCTCGGGGCAGGAGGCGGTGACCGGTGA
- a CDS encoding ornithine--oxo-acid transaminase — protein MPADRPTAGLDLAALLAERAAERYELHARYLNPQLPRMLHTIGFDKYYERAQGPYFYDADGDEYLDMLAGFGIFALGRHHPVVRAAVQQVMDLDLPDLTRFDCAPLPGLLAERLIAEAPGLDRVFFGNSGTEAVETALKFARCATGRRRILYCDHAFHGLTAGSLSVNGENGFRKGFEPLLPDTAVPLGDLAALEKELKKGDVAALIVEPIQGKGVHAAPPGWLYAAQELLHAHKALLILDEVQTGIGRTGDFFAYQHEEGVRPDLVCAAKALSGGYVPIGATLGKDWIFDKVYSSMDRVLVHSASFGSNAQAMAAGLATLHVMREEQVVENARKVGDLFRTRLTELVDRYELLADVRGRGLMIGIEFGRPKSLKLRTGWTALQAARKGLFAQMVVVPLLRRHRILTQVSGDHLEVIKLIPPLIITEKEVDRFVDAFTEVMDEAHRGSGLMWDFGRTLVKQAVGGR, from the coding sequence ATGCCGGCTGACCGTCCCACCGCGGGCCTCGACCTCGCCGCCCTGCTCGCCGAGCGCGCCGCCGAGCGCTACGAGCTGCACGCCCGGTACCTCAACCCGCAGTTGCCCCGGATGCTGCACACCATCGGCTTCGACAAGTACTACGAGCGCGCCCAGGGCCCGTACTTCTACGACGCCGACGGCGACGAGTACCTCGACATGCTGGCCGGCTTCGGGATCTTCGCCCTCGGCCGGCACCACCCCGTGGTGCGCGCCGCCGTGCAGCAGGTGATGGACCTCGACCTGCCAGACCTCACCCGCTTCGACTGCGCCCCGCTGCCCGGCCTGCTCGCCGAGCGCCTGATCGCCGAAGCACCCGGCCTGGACCGGGTGTTCTTCGGCAACAGCGGCACCGAGGCGGTCGAGACGGCGCTCAAGTTCGCCCGCTGCGCCACCGGCCGGCGCCGCATCCTCTACTGCGACCACGCCTTCCACGGCCTCACCGCCGGCTCGCTCTCGGTCAACGGCGAGAACGGCTTCCGCAAGGGCTTCGAACCGCTGCTGCCCGACACCGCGGTGCCGCTCGGCGATCTCGCCGCGCTGGAGAAGGAGTTGAAGAAGGGCGACGTGGCCGCGCTGATCGTCGAGCCGATCCAGGGCAAGGGCGTGCACGCCGCACCGCCCGGCTGGCTGTACGCCGCGCAGGAGTTGCTGCACGCCCACAAGGCACTGCTGATCCTCGACGAGGTGCAGACCGGCATCGGCCGCACCGGCGACTTCTTCGCCTACCAGCACGAGGAGGGTGTCCGGCCCGACCTGGTGTGCGCGGCCAAGGCGCTCTCCGGCGGCTACGTGCCGATCGGCGCCACCCTCGGCAAGGACTGGATCTTCGACAAGGTGTACTCCTCGATGGACCGGGTGCTGGTGCACTCGGCCAGCTTCGGCTCCAACGCGCAGGCGATGGCGGCCGGCCTCGCCACGCTCCATGTGATGCGCGAGGAGCAGGTGGTGGAGAACGCCCGCAAGGTCGGCGACCTGTTCCGCACCCGGCTCACCGAACTCGTCGACCGGTACGAGCTGCTGGCCGACGTCCGCGGCCGCGGCCTGATGATCGGAATCGAGTTCGGCCGGCCCAAGTCGCTGAAGCTGCGCACCGGGTGGACGGCGCTGCAGGCGGCCCGCAAGGGGCTGTTCGCGCAGATGGTCGTGGTGCCGTTGCTGCGGCGGCACCGCATCCTCACCCAGGTGTCCGGCGACCACCTGGAGGTCATCAAGCTGATCCCGCCGCTGATCATCACCGAGAAGGAGGTCGACCGCTTCGTCGACGCCTTCACCGAGGTGATGGACGAGGCGCACCGCGGCAGCGGTCTGATGTGGGACTTCGGCCGCACGCTGGTCAAGCAGGCGGTCGGCGGACGGTGA
- a CDS encoding undecaprenyl-diphosphatase — translation MTRPSLDRQSAPVPPVAPARAPIGRRRALLITATALVYAAVVVGVLADTALVRFDWWLELLKPYKRWPEVRPLLDVWIVAGQRGPSAIAACLWLGWRSWRSRTVRPLLVMGAALLLLNITVGGVKILTGRLGPHYAHVIDSPELFAGGTIFPSGHTANAVVTWGVLAYLAVRWRRTGTVLAGLTAVSIGLTTVYLGTHWISDVVAGWAAGLLVLLALPLTEPLVDSANRWVTALYHGPAGRTGR, via the coding sequence TTGACCCGACCCTCCCTCGACCGGCAGTCCGCGCCCGTTCCCCCGGTGGCGCCGGCCCGCGCGCCGATCGGCCGCCGGCGCGCGCTGCTGATCACCGCGACCGCCCTGGTGTACGCGGCGGTCGTCGTCGGGGTGCTCGCCGACACCGCCCTGGTGCGCTTCGACTGGTGGCTGGAGCTGCTGAAGCCGTACAAGCGGTGGCCCGAGGTGCGGCCCCTGCTCGACGTGTGGATCGTGGCCGGCCAGCGCGGTCCGTCCGCGATCGCCGCCTGCCTCTGGCTGGGCTGGCGTTCCTGGCGCAGCCGCACGGTGCGGCCGCTGCTGGTGATGGGCGCGGCCCTGCTGCTCCTCAACATCACCGTGGGTGGCGTGAAGATCCTCACCGGCCGCCTCGGTCCGCACTACGCGCACGTCATCGACTCCCCCGAGCTCTTCGCCGGCGGGACGATCTTCCCGTCCGGGCACACCGCCAACGCGGTGGTGACCTGGGGTGTCCTCGCCTACCTCGCGGTGCGGTGGCGGCGCACCGGCACCGTGCTGGCCGGGCTGACCGCGGTCTCGATCGGTCTCACCACGGTCTACCTCGGCACCCACTGGATCTCCGACGTGGTCGCCGGCTGGGCGGCTGGGCTGCTGGTGCTGCTGGCGCTGCCGCTGACCGAGCCGCTGGTGGACTCCGCGAACCGCTGGGTCACCGCCCTGTACCACGGCCCGGCCGGGCGCACCGGACGCTGA
- a CDS encoding IclR family transcriptional regulator: MTEGVKDMPSPNDAATGGAQVKSAVRTVELLEYFAGSTGMHSLAEVQEQTGYPKSSLYMLLRTLVELGWVETDATGTRYGIGVRALLVGSSYIDGDEAVAAARPTLDRLAEDTGETIHLARLDGTNVVYLATRQSQHSLRPFTRIGRRLPAYCTSHGKALLATRIDEQIRRLLPEKLEPLTEHTHTDREELIEELHRVRELGYAVDREENTLGVRCFGVAIPYRHPARDAVSVSVPVARLTPDREQTIRDALMDARDRLTLATRHI, from the coding sequence GTGACGGAAGGGGTCAAGGACATGCCCTCGCCGAACGACGCCGCCACCGGCGGCGCCCAGGTCAAGTCCGCGGTGCGCACCGTGGAACTCCTGGAGTACTTCGCCGGCAGCACCGGCATGCACAGCCTGGCCGAGGTGCAGGAGCAGACCGGATACCCCAAGTCCAGCCTGTACATGCTGCTGCGCACCCTGGTCGAGCTCGGCTGGGTGGAGACGGACGCGACCGGCACCCGCTACGGCATCGGCGTCCGCGCGCTGCTGGTCGGCAGCTCCTACATCGACGGCGACGAGGCGGTGGCCGCCGCCCGCCCCACCCTGGACCGGCTCGCCGAGGACACCGGCGAGACCATCCACCTCGCCCGGCTGGACGGCACCAACGTGGTGTACCTGGCGACCCGCCAGTCCCAGCACAGCCTGCGGCCGTTCACCCGGATCGGCCGGCGGCTGCCCGCGTACTGCACCTCGCACGGCAAGGCGCTGCTCGCCACCCGCATCGACGAGCAGATCCGCCGACTGCTGCCGGAGAAGCTGGAGCCGCTCACCGAGCACACCCACACCGACCGCGAGGAGCTGATCGAGGAGCTGCACCGGGTGCGCGAACTCGGCTACGCCGTCGACCGCGAGGAGAACACGCTGGGCGTCCGCTGCTTCGGCGTGGCGATCCCCTACCGGCACCCCGCACGCGACGCGGTGAGCGTGTCGGTGCCGGTCGCACGGCTGACGCCGGACCGCGAACAGACGATCCGCGACGCCCTGATGGACGCCCGCGACCGTCTCACCCTGGCCACCCGGCACATCTGA
- a CDS encoding hopanoid biosynthesis associated radical SAM protein HpnH: MAMPLRQSIRVSTYLLQQKLKRRDKFPLIVELEPLYACNLACEGCGKIQHPAGVLKQRMPVAQAVGAVLESGAPMVSIAGGEPLMHPQIDEIVRQLVARRKYVFLCTNALLLRKKLDRFTPSPYFTFTVHIDGLRERHDASVAKEGTFDEAVEAIREAKRRGFRVTTNSTFFNTDTPQTIIEVLDYLNDELRVDEMMISPAYAYEKAPDQDHFLGVEQTRELFRKAFAGGNRRRWRLNHSPLFLDFLEGKIDFECTAWGIPNYSLFGWQRPCYLMADGYVPTYRELIEKTDWDTYGRGKDPRCDNCMAHCGYEPTAVLATIGSLKESLRAARETLGSGRIN; encoded by the coding sequence ATGGCCATGCCGCTGCGTCAGTCCATCCGCGTGTCCACCTACCTGTTGCAGCAGAAGCTCAAGCGCCGTGACAAATTCCCACTGATCGTCGAACTCGAACCGCTGTACGCCTGCAACCTGGCCTGCGAGGGCTGCGGCAAGATCCAGCATCCGGCCGGGGTGCTCAAGCAGCGGATGCCGGTCGCGCAGGCGGTCGGCGCCGTCCTGGAGTCGGGCGCGCCGATGGTGTCCATCGCCGGCGGCGAGCCGCTGATGCACCCGCAGATCGACGAGATCGTCCGGCAGCTCGTCGCCCGCCGCAAGTACGTCTTCCTCTGCACCAACGCGCTGCTGCTGCGCAAGAAGCTCGACAGATTCACTCCTTCGCCGTACTTCACCTTCACCGTCCACATCGACGGGCTGCGCGAGCGGCACGACGCCTCGGTGGCCAAGGAGGGCACCTTCGACGAGGCGGTGGAGGCCATCCGGGAGGCCAAGCGGCGCGGCTTCCGGGTCACCACCAACTCCACCTTCTTCAACACCGACACCCCGCAGACCATCATCGAGGTACTCGACTACCTCAACGACGAACTGCGCGTCGACGAGATGATGATCTCCCCGGCGTACGCCTACGAGAAGGCTCCCGACCAGGACCACTTCCTCGGCGTCGAACAGACCAGGGAGCTCTTCCGCAAGGCCTTCGCCGGCGGCAACCGCCGCCGCTGGCGGCTCAACCACAGCCCGCTCTTCCTCGACTTCCTCGAAGGGAAGATCGACTTCGAGTGCACCGCCTGGGGCATCCCCAACTACTCGCTCTTCGGCTGGCAGCGCCCCTGCTACCTGATGGCCGACGGCTACGTCCCCACCTACCGGGAGCTCATCGAGAAGACCGACTGGGACACGTACGGCCGCGGCAAGGACCCGCGCTGCGACAACTGCATGGCCCACTGCGGCTACGAACCCACCGCCGTCCTCGCCACCATCGGCTCGCTCAAGGAGTCGCTGCGCGCCGCCCGGGAGACCCTCGGCTCCGGCCGGATCAACTGA
- a CDS encoding phosphorylase superfamily protein has product MTGEPLLVVCALGPEAWALRGGDWAGAIGGSPVLLRTGIGRTRAGQSVRTMLSTGDYGALVVAGFGASVAPGTAPGEVIVADAVRDSEGGRFALDSAPALATALQACGLTTHTGLHHTADHVVRGSQRRALHARGALAVDMEAAAVLAARAETRPELPAAVLRVVVDTPERELIRPGTLPAGVHAWRALRAAVPALTEWHRLVATAAPRPPQPSTLPQEAS; this is encoded by the coding sequence ATGACGGGTGAGCCCCTGCTGGTGGTGTGCGCGCTCGGGCCGGAGGCCTGGGCCCTGCGCGGCGGCGACTGGGCCGGTGCGATCGGCGGCTCGCCCGTCCTGCTCCGCACCGGGATCGGCCGCACCAGGGCCGGGCAGAGCGTGCGGACCATGCTCTCCACCGGCGACTACGGCGCCCTGGTGGTCGCAGGCTTCGGCGCCTCGGTGGCGCCCGGCACCGCCCCGGGCGAGGTCATCGTCGCCGACGCCGTCCGCGACTCGGAGGGCGGGCGCTTCGCACTCGACAGCGCCCCCGCCCTCGCCACGGCCCTGCAGGCCTGCGGCCTGACCACGCACACCGGCCTGCACCACACCGCCGACCACGTGGTGCGCGGCTCCCAGCGCCGGGCCCTGCACGCCCGGGGCGCCCTCGCCGTCGACATGGAGGCCGCCGCCGTCCTCGCCGCCCGCGCCGAGACCCGGCCCGAGCTGCCGGCCGCGGTGCTGCGGGTCGTCGTCGACACCCCCGAACGCGAGCTGATCCGGCCGGGCACCCTGCCCGCCGGTGTCCACGCCTGGCGCGCGCTGCGCGCCGCCGTACCGGCCCTCACCGAGTGGCACCGCCTGGTCGCCACCGCAGCACCCCGTCCACCACAGCCCTCGACACTCCCGCAGGAGGCGAGTTAG